The genomic window AAATATGGGTCAATCCTTTCAGGCGCTGGCAGATACAGGCGTGATCGATCAGGCACTGGCTGAACGCATGATCAAGTCAGTGGGGTTCCGCAATGTCATGGTGCATCAATATGATGACGTCAACTGGGAAATCGTCTTTTCAATCTGCCATCACCATTTAGGGGATTTCCGTGCTTTCGTCCAGGTGTTTGCTGAGCGCATGGGTTCATAACACTTATTCCACATCTCTTAGTGTTCCGCGCCCACCTTCTGCCTGACGTGCTAACATCCTTTCCAGACTACAACCTGCCGGAAAGGATGCTTGCTGCTGTTTGACCCAACCGCTGCCGTTGCCAATCCCAGCAGGAAGGCGAACAATGGCGACTGGTGAGGTGGGTGAGGTGATAGTGGAGAAAACTCAAATACCTTTAGTTAAAACAGAAGCATCGACAAGATGAACCAGCACTACTACAACTACGCCATCATCCGCTATTTGCCTTTTATAGACAGAGGCGAATTTATCAATATCGGCATTATT from Halomonas sp. CH40 includes these protein-coding regions:
- a CDS encoding DUF86 domain-containing protein — protein: MDEGLVAQKLESLRRCIQRVEAKLPADLVSLQQDLDAQDIVSLNLTRAVQMCVDIAAHWLAEHGDSSAPKNMGQSFQALADTGVIDQALAERMIKSVGFRNVMVHQYDDVNWEIVFSICHHHLGDFRAFVQVFAERMGS